From Anopheles darlingi chromosome 2, idAnoDarlMG_H_01, whole genome shotgun sequence, the proteins below share one genomic window:
- the LOC125949243 gene encoding alpha-mannosidase 2-like, whose translation MAVKLFRRGSIRCIGLLFAAVTILLCLYYISTVPPQPTVGGLQGMDFLVSMEAKEMERPKRSNGQDVQQAGSHANLSWPSWLRNSLGSIGGLSKDHQHQRVGDWEGDNVRDEDDLNDTGGGGGGVVGGGPLPRFSSRWDECSVLEESPTDISTVDEYGKFDFQPEWMKTKEYWDKDFESRYEKLQKDPKRPPLKIVVVPHSHNDPGWLKTFVNYFQSDSRQILNLAVTKMPEYSNMSFIWSEICFLQLWWDQADAAKQQILKKLVQSGRLEITTGGWVMTDEANAHLYAMVDQLIEGHQWVKSNLNITPKTGWSIDPFGHGSTVPYLLAASGFKGTIIQRIHYAWKQWFARHRNGDFLWKPYWKGSAGNTNDHTLLTHNMPFDLYSIKQSCGPHPFICLNFDFRKIPGESSEYLINTQFITQENIEAKADLLMEQYSRTASLFPHNVALIPVGDDFRYNKEKEMEQQYTNYKKLIDYINEHRKKYIAEISFGTPVDYFNAIRERYDRFPTLKGDFFVYADIFNEGRPAYWSGYFTTRPYYKILSRELEHNLRSLEILFTIAFNRARQEGSSNAFKIYEKNYEKMILARRNLGLFQHHDAITGTSKANVMRDYALRLFESIEDMVQLQAKTIELLVQRRPLDQSFLIGELQFDFGKLPRKMSISVTEGGRNVEFIAYNALTQERLEVITIHTLTPRVKILDASGRTVEIQINPVWNIENMSQTSRKIAASDKLYKVMFVAKLAPLSLTTFTAAYDEDGYQGKMATLYCNECQDEKNKAFEVRNKQPGDIQLENYKMRLLFDEQSGFLKSVTKKNMGKQIQCAIKFTAYKSTQFHSGAYLFKTDPEQRSSEKDVLEQYGDLTILITSGPLASDVTAIYGPFLAHTVRIYNSNSVLDSAIYIENDIDFETPPKNRETELFMRFITDIENGASENPEFFSDLNGFQYQKRVKVSAIGVEGNYFPITSGAFIQDERMRLTLLTTHAQGAASLEPGQLEVMLDRRTLYDDYRGMGEGVIDSRLTRHRFWLTLETIDGAQRSGATGDGSDSSENRKPSATEDRPAEYQLPSIFANSLSNGLNYPANLFIVERYDETSQIELHHAVQLLAVQFPCDLHILNLRTLTESTLPLFPSSSALLVLQRQAYSCRIGSEEMISYFCGNGSATNPTDHGGGSGTIGTGNTSENEIPVHAAGTTDGRKQLQLFRRLRIDSIDATSLTGLHAGDPIRSFTDIYLDPMELKTYKLTFVN comes from the exons ATGGCTGTGAAGCTGTTTCGACGGGGGTCGATCCGATGCATAGGGTTGCTGTTTGCGGCTGTTACGATACTGCTCTGCCTGTACTACATCTCCACGGTTCCACCACAACCGACCGTCGGCGGTCTGCAGGGAATGGATTTTTTAGTTTCCATGGAGGCAAAAGAAATGGAGCGTCCCAAACG ATCTAACGGCCAGGATGTGCAGCAGGCGGGTTCGCATGCAAATCTATCGTGGCCCAGCTGGCTACGAAACAGCCTCGGCTCGATAGGGGGCCTTAGCAAGgatcatcaacaccagcgcGTCGGTGATTGGGAAGGTGATAACGtgcgagatgaagatgatctcAACGAcacgggcggtggtggtggtggcgttgtcGGTGGTGGACCATTGCCACGGTTCAGCAGCCGATGGGATGAGTGCAGTGTGCTGGAGGAAAGTCCCACCGACATCAGCACCGTTGATGAGTATGGAAAATTCGATTTTCAG CCGGAATGGATGAAAACGAAGGAGTACTGGGACAAGGATTTTGAGTCGCGGTACGAAAAGCTGCAAAAGGATCCGAAGCGGCCACCGCTGAAG ATTGTCGTCGTACCGCATTCCCACAACGATCCGGGTTGGTTGAAAACTTTCGTCAACTACTTCCAGTCTGACTCGCGTCAAATTCTCAACCTGGCCGTCACCAAAATGCCCGAGTACAGCAACATGTCGTTCATCTGGAGCGAGATCTGCTTCTTGCAGCTCTGGTGGGACCAGGCGGATGCGGCTAAGCAACAG ATCCTGAAGAAATTGGTGCAATCAGGCCGTTTGGAGATTACTACTGGTGGTTGGGTTATGACGGACGAAGCGAACGCTCATCTTTATGCAATGGTTGATCAGCTTATCGAAG GTCACCAATGGGTGAAGTCGAACCTGAACATAACGCCTAAGACGGGATGGAGTATCGATCCGTTTGGACACGGcagtaccgtaccgtactTGTTGGCAGCGTCCGGATTCAAGGGCACCATCATCCAACGGATCCACTACGCGTGGAAGCAATGGTTCGCCCGTCATCGGAACGGCGATTTCCTGTGGAAACCATACTGGAAAGGGTCTGCTGGCAATACGAACGACCACACACTTCTTACGCACAACATGCCGTTCGATCTCTACTCTATTAAGCAGTCGTGTGGACCACACCCGTTCATTTGCCTGAACTTTGACTTCCGCAAAATACCAGGAGAGTCATCAGAATATTTGATTAACACACAGTTCATCACGCAGGAGAACATCGAGGCGAAAGCGGACCTGTTGATGGAACAATACTCAAGGACTGCCTCTCTATTTCCACATAACGTCGCCCTGATCCCGGTAGGTGATGACTTCCGGTACAacaaggagaaggaaatggaacAACAGTACACCAACTACAAGAAACTGATCGACTACATCAACGAGCATCGAAAGAAATACATCGCGGAGATCAGCTTCGGAACGCCTGTTGACTATTTCAACGCGATCCGGGAGCGGTACGATCGCTTCCCGACCTTGAAGGGCGACTTCTTCGTGTACGCCGACATTTTTAACGAAGGTCGGCCGGCGTACTGGTCCGGATACTTCACAACCCGGCCCTACTACAAGATACTGAGTCGCGAGCTGGAGCACAATCTCCGCAGCCTCGAGATCCTTTTCACGATTGCGTTCAATCGAGCTCGCCAAGAGGGCAGCTCAAACGCGTTCAAGATCTACGAGAAGAACTATGAAAAGATGATACTGGCGCGCCGGAACCTGGGTCTGTTCCAGCATCACGACGCGATCACCGGAACTTCGAAGGCGAACGTGATGCGTGACTATGCACTGCGACTGTTCGAAAGCATCGAAGACATGGTGCAACTACAGGCGAAGacgatcgagctgctggtACAGCGGAGGCCTCTCGACCAAAGCTTCCTGATCGGGGAGCTCCAGTTTGACTTTGGAAAGCTGCCACGAAAGATGTCTATTTCCGTGACGGAGGGTGGTCGCAACGTAGAGTTCATCGCGTATAATGCACTCACCCAGGAACGACTAGAGGTGATCACGATTCATACGCTGACGCCGCGAGTCAAGATACTGGACGCGAGTGGTCGGACGGTCGAGATCCAGATCAACCCAGTGTGGAACATCGAGAATATGTCGCAAACGTCGCGCAAGATAGCAGCGTCAGATAAGTTGTACAAAGTGATGTTCGTGGCCAAGTTGGCCCCGCTTTCACTGACCACCTTCACGGCAGCATACGACGAGGATGGATATCAAGGCAAGATGGCGACACTGTACTGTAACGAGTGTCAAGACGAAAAGAACAAGGCGTTCGAGGTGCGCAACAAGCAACCGGGCGATATTCAGCTGGAGAACTACAAAATGCGGTTGCTGTTCGACGAACAGAGCGGCTTCCTCAAGTCGGTTACGAAGAAGAACATGGGCAAGCAGATTCAGTGTGCGATCAAGTTCACGGCGTACAAGAGTACCCAGTTCCACTCCGGTGCGTACCTGTTCAAAACCGATCCGGAGCAGCGAAGCTCAGAGAAGGATGTACTGGAGCAGTACGGTGATCTAACAATTCTGATCACCTCAGGACCGTTGGCCAGCGATGTCACAGCAATATATGGACCGTTTCTGGCTCACACCGTGCGCATCTACAACTCAAACAGTGTACTCGATAGTGCAATTTACATTGAGAACGATATTGATTTCGAAACACCACCCAAGAATCGCGAAACCGAACTCTTTATGCGCTTCATTACCGATATCGAAAATGGCGCGAGTGAAAATCCCGAGTTCTTCTCCGACTTGAACGGCTTCCAATATCAGAAACGAGTGAAGGTGTCGGCCATCGGTGTGGAGGGCAATTACTTCCCAATCACGTCCGGTGCTTTCATTCAGGACGAACGAATGCGTCTAACGCTACTTACGACACATGCCCAGGGTGCTGCCAGCTTGGAACCAGGCCAGCTTGAGGTCATGCTGGACCGGCGCACACTCTACGATGATTACCGTGGTATGGGTGAAGGAGTAATCGATAGTCGGTTGACGCGACACCGTTTCTGGTTGACGCTGGAAACCATCGATGGTGCGCAACGCTCCGGTGCGACCGGTGATGGCAGCGATAGTTCCGAGAACCGCAAACCTTCCGCCACTGAAGATCGTCCGGCCGAATACCAGTTACCAAGCATCTTCGCCAATAGCCTCTCGAATGGACTCAACTATCCGGCCAACCTGTTCATCGTCGAACGATACGATGAAACTAGTCAGATCGAACTGCATCATGCGGTGCAGTTACTAGCGGTGCAGTTCCCTTGCGATCTGCACATCCTCAATCTGCGTACCCTCACCGAAAGCACTCTGCCACTGTTTCCATCCAGTtcggcgctgctggtgctacaaCGACAGGCTTATAGCTGCCGGATAGGATCCGAAGAGATGATCAGCTACTTCTGTGGTAACGGTAGTGCCACCAACCCCACTgatcacggtggtggtagtggaaccATCGGTACAGGAAACACAAGCGAAAATGAGATCCCTGTTCATGCAGCTGGTACGACAGATGGACGAAAACAACTTCAGCTATTCCGTCGGTTacggatcgattcgatcgatgctaCATCGCTTACCGGTCTGCATGCCGGTGACCCCATCCGCTCTTTCACCGATATCTATCTCGATCCGATGGAACTGAAAACGTATAAGCTCACGTTTGTGAATTAA